The following proteins are encoded in a genomic region of Thalassophryne amazonica chromosome 5, fThaAma1.1, whole genome shotgun sequence:
- the LOC117509871 gene encoding natterin-2-like translates to MNPSVLLVTLLLLSWTSAGKDLKVRVARSSNDETNLHWVKCEGSVPDGAVSIRNTYVSPARTEYVCKSACQAGYYSTKDSKCHYPYGTREMSSSSNCYILVNRDNFELLEWKDGYGGSVPANAVSTCGTNKMYVGKSDYGLGKIEPANHCLYYVWNGAETWTKTYQALTMNKDVTEQTMKDVKFQTEGVPVIEGKPEVMRKSTANNQHCLEVTKTVTLTKDIMTEDRWDVINSVTFGVTTTVTAGVPLVASATLEIGMEATKEFAKGTSNTETQSYMVSVLVPVPPKQSCTVSMVAQVNKADVPFTATLIRTYRGGKKTQTTTKGFYRTTQVAETHAVIDQCTIIGDLKDCEKASSTKSTPPPKLKLKKPAKAAGK, encoded by the exons ATGAATCCGTCAGTGCTGCTCGTGACCCTGCTGCTTCTGTCCTGGACCAGTGCAGGGAAAG ATCTTAAAGTAAGGGTGGCTCGATCCAGCAATGATGAGACCAACCTACACTGGGTGAAATGTGAAGGATCTGTGCCTGATGGAGCCGTTTCGATTCGAAACACTTATGTGAGTCCGGCTCGCACAGAGTATGTCTGCAAATCTGCTTGCCAAGCTGGTTACTACAGCACCAAGGATTCAAAGTGCCACTACCCCTATGGAACACGAGAAATGTCATCCTCTAGCAACTGCTATATCCTGGTGAACAGAGATAACTTTGAGCTTCTGGAGTGGAAGGACGGTTACGGTGGTTCAGTGCCAGCCAACGCAGTCAGTACTTGCGGCACAAATAAAATGTATGTAGGGAAGAGTGATTACGGTCTCGGGAAAATAGAGCCAGCTAACCACTGCTTATATTATGTTTGGAACGGTGCAGAGACCTGGACCAAGACGTACCAGGCTCTGACTATGAATAAAGACGTTACTGAACAAACCATGAAAGATGTGAAATTCCAGACTGAAGGGGTTCCTGTCATTGAGGGTAAACCAGAAGTCATGCGCAAATCTACCGCCAACAACCAGCACTGCCTCGAAGTTACAAAAACAGTTACCCTCACCAAAGACATTATGACAGAGGACAGGTGGGATGTCATTAATTCAGTCACATTTGGTGTCACAACTACTGTCACAGCTGGGGTTCCTCTTGTTGCCTCTGCAACACTTGAGATTGGCATGGAGGCAACGAAGGAGTTTGCTAAGGGAACCAGTAATACTGAGACTCAGTCGTACATGGTTTCTGTGTTAGTGCCAGTTCCACCAAAACAGTCCTGTACTGTCAGTATGGTTGCACAGGTGAACAAAGCAGACGTCCCTTTCACAGCAACCTTGATCCGCACCTACCGAGGTGGCAAGAAAACACAGACAACGACCAAAGGGTTCTATAGGACGACCCAGGTAGCAGAAACCCACGCTGTCATAGATCAATGTACCATCATAGGTGACTTGAAAGATTGTGAAAAGGCCTCAAGCACCAAAAGCACACCTCCCCCAAAGTTAAAATTAAAAAAGCCTGCTAAAGCAGCtggaaaataa